Genomic window (Streptomyces sp. NBC_00078):
GTCGTGGGGCGCCGCTTCGACGAGCAGGCGACCGCGCTGGCCCGGCAGGGCAGGCTTGCGGTCCACCCCTCCAGCCTCGGCCAGGAGGCCTGCCAGGTGGGTGCCGCGCTCGCGCTGCGCGCCACGGACTGGCTGTTTCCCACCTACCGGGACTGCGTCGCGCTGGTCAGCCGCGGGATCGACCCCGTCGAGGCGCTGACGCTGCTGCGCGGTGACGCACACTGCGGCTACGACCCGGTGCGGCACCGCACGGCACCGCAGTGCACCCCGCTGGCCACCCACGCCGCTCACGCCGCGGGACTGGCCCACGGCGAGCGGCTCAAGGGCACGGACACGGTCGCCCTCGCGCTCGTGGGCGACGGCGCGACCAGCGAGGGCGACTTCCACGAGGCCCTCAATCTGGCGGGCGTGCTGAAGGCGCCGGTGGTGTTCCTGGTGCAGAACAACGGGTACGCCATCTCGGTCCCGCTGTCCGAGCAGTGCGCCGCACCGAGCCTGGCGTACAAGGGGATCGGTTACGGGATCCGCTCCGAGCAGGTGGACGGCAACGACGCCGCGGCCGTACTCGCCGTGCTGGGCACGGCCGTCGAGGACGCCCGGGCGGGCGGCGGGCCGTGGCTCGTCGAGGCGCACACCTACCGGCTCGGCCCGCACACCAGCGCCGACGATCCCTCCCGGTACCGCACCACCGCGGAGGCCGACCGCTGGCGGGAGCGCGACCCGATCGCCCGTCTGGAGTCCGCGCTGCGCGAGCGGGGCCTGCTCACCGACGCCGATGTGAAGGCCGTGGCCGCCGAGGCGGAGGCGTATGCCGCCGATGTGCGCGAACGGCTCGCCGCGGACCCGGAGTTGGACCCGTCGGCCCTCTTCGACGACGTCTTCGGCTCCCTGCCCCCACACCTCACCGATCAACAAGCTCGCCTGCGGGCCGAGTTGGAGGAACGCTGACATGA
Coding sequences:
- the pdhA gene encoding pyruvate dehydrogenase (acetyl-transferring) E1 component subunit alpha; amino-acid sequence: MRESDTTHGSRERTYPEPSAEALLTAYRKMVVGRRFDEQATALARQGRLAVHPSSLGQEACQVGAALALRATDWLFPTYRDCVALVSRGIDPVEALTLLRGDAHCGYDPVRHRTAPQCTPLATHAAHAAGLAHGERLKGTDTVALALVGDGATSEGDFHEALNLAGVLKAPVVFLVQNNGYAISVPLSEQCAAPSLAYKGIGYGIRSEQVDGNDAAAVLAVLGTAVEDARAGGGPWLVEAHTYRLGPHTSADDPSRYRTTAEADRWRERDPIARLESALRERGLLTDADVKAVAAEAEAYAADVRERLAADPELDPSALFDDVFGSLPPHLTDQQARLRAELEER